Within the Hominilimicola fabiformis genome, the region AAAGGGACTTATTAAAGTTAAAGCAAGGTGGAGAGCAAATGGTTCTCAGACAAGTAATCTATTTAGTGTAGCAAATATTGATAAAGGATTTTTTATTCATTCTGACATACTAAATAAAAAGCTTACAGTTTATGAATTGACTGTTCTTATCTATCTATGCAGTAGAAAAAATAACAAAAATAAATGTTATGTATCACAAAAAGAGATAGCTAAAACGTGCGGAATGAGTGTAAGAGAAGTCAGTATAATTATATGTCGTTTGAGAAAAAAAGGATTAATAAATACTCGTATGCAATTCAATTTAAATAACAGAGGTAACTATGTTTTAGAATATACGATTTGCATATGTAATGAAACAGAAATACGAAAAGAATTAAACAATGAATTAATTGTAATTGACGATATTAATATCGATATGCGAGATGATATTAATATTGGGATTATTAAAAGTATAAGGTAAAAGGAGAATATAAAAATGGCAGAAGTAAAAAGAGATTATGCAAAAATGATGAATATGTTTCAATCTACTGCACCTGAAACACAGACAACAACATCAGGTGAGCATATAGACAGAGAAAACGGTTGTGTTGAATTGTCAATCAGTATGCTTGAGCATTTCCCACAGCATCCGTTTGAATTATATACCGGTGAACGATTTGAAGATTTAAAAGAAAGTATCAGAGAGCATGGAGTTTTAACTCCGGTCCTTGTACGAAAACTGGATAACGATAACTATCAAATTCTTTCCGGTCATAATCGTTGTGAATGTGCCAAAGCAGTCGGTTTTAAAACAGTGCCATGTGTTGTGTTAAGTAATTTAACTGATGATGACGCTCTGATGATTGTACTTGACAGTAACACAAAACAACGTGGCATAACAGAAATGAAAATATCTGAACAGGCTCATATATACGCACTTGATGTAGCAGTAAACAAACGTCAAGGTAAACGTTCTGATTTGATAAAAAGTATTGAGAAAAACCTTGAAATCCTTAGTAATGATGCGGTTTCCGAAACTTTGTCTCAATTTGATACAAAGTTAGATACTACTCAAGAAATAGGAGATAAATATGGTATATCAAGAGCTACAGTAGCAAGATTATTGAGAATAGATACTCTTATCTATGAACTGAAAACAAGGATTGATGATGGTGAGATTGCAGTAAATGCCGGAGTGGAACTATCATATTTAACGCAGTCGGAACAAGAAATAATTGATGAAGTGATTTGTGAATTTAATTACAAGTTAGACATTAATAAATCAAAACAATTAAGAGAGCTATCAAAGTCGGGCAAGCTAAATAAGGTTACTGCGGTTGATGTATTCGAGGGACGATATAAAAAGCCTAAAACAAACAGTAAACCATCTGTTAAAGCCGTTACGTTAAAGCCAAAGTTCCTTTCAAAATACTATGCGGCAGACGTAC harbors:
- a CDS encoding helix-turn-helix domain-containing protein, producing KGLIKVKARWRANGSQTSNLFSVANIDKGFFIHSDILNKKLTVYELTVLIYLCSRKNNKNKCYVSQKEIAKTCGMSVREVSIIICRLRKKGLINTRMQFNLNNRGNYVLEYTICICNETEIRKELNNELIVIDDINIDMRDDINIGIIKSIR
- a CDS encoding ParB N-terminal domain-containing protein, producing MAEVKRDYAKMMNMFQSTAPETQTTTSGEHIDRENGCVELSISMLEHFPQHPFELYTGERFEDLKESIREHGVLTPVLVRKLDNDNYQILSGHNRCECAKAVGFKTVPCVVLSNLTDDDALMIVLDSNTKQRGITEMKISEQAHIYALDVAVNKRQGKRSDLIKSIEKNLEILSNDAVSETLSQFDTKLDTTQEIGDKYGISRATVARLLRIDTLIYELKTRIDDGEIAVNAGVELSYLTQSEQEIIDEVICEFNYKLDINKSKQLRELSKSGKLNKVTAVDVFEGRYKKPKTNSKPSVKAVTLKPKFLSKYYAADVPQNVIEEEIETSIDVWQKIKDKFNGLSVEEIKEQVENLLEENI